The genomic window GCAAGAATCCAGCCGCCGAGAAGGAGGCGCTTGAGCAGGTTGGCGAGCGTCGTCATGATGCATGCACGGGCGTGTAGTAAACAAAGAAGCGGTAACAGGTACTCTGGATGCTGCTGGAGACCTGCGCCTTGCTGTTGTGGATGGCGCCCAGCACGTAGCACTGCACGTCATGGGCCATAACTTGGTGAAGGGGGGAAATGGTCCTGAGCATGAGCAGGACGACTATCAAGCGCAAGGAGTGGCGCGTGCAAAGCATTTCCTCATCCTAGCCCCATGGGCACATTAGAAGCGCCTCCCAAAAATCAGGGCTGGAGCCCCCTCCCTGAGGGGAAGTACCCTCGGAAGCGATTTTTGTTAGGCGTTCTAAGCGCCCTTTCGACCTCGATGGATCAACCCATTTAAAACTGGAAAAACCACCAAAATTGTTTATCTCGGTGAACGCCCGTGTTCCCGCTCCTCCGAGGTTCTCAATGTCCAGCCATCCGGTCCTTCTGTCCTGGCACAGTGCCAGCCTGTCGGCGTTGTGTTTGATGACTCTTCACTGCGTCCCACCTGGGGAGGAACCGTCCTCAGACACGGGGACGCTCACCGGGACGCTGGCGGCCGTGGCCCTGAGGCCCGTAGTCAACACGGCGCTCTGCCTCGAAGCAGGCCCCGCGTCGTCTTACAACGGCCTGGAAGCCACGATCGCCGCCTGCAACGGAGGCTCGACCCAGGCGTGGACCTATACGAACGGCACCCTGCGCGTGGGCAACCGCTGCCTGGACGTGAATGGGGGTGTGGACACCAACGGCACCAAGATCCACCTCTGGGAGTGCATGGCGGGCAACGCCAACCAGCAGTGGGTGCGCCAGGGCAAGCGCTGGGTCTGGGCCCAGCACAACAAGTGCCTCCACGTCGATGGCAGCAAGGGCGTCGCGGGCACCGTGGTGCACCTGTGGACGTGTGACTTGCAGCGCGGCCAGGAGTGGACCGACGGCGGCACCGGCGTGTGCCAGGCCCCTCCCACGGTGCCCACGCCCACGGATCCCGGCGTGGGCATGCCCATGAAGGACCCTGCCCTCTCGGGCCAGACCCATCGCTTCTTCAAGATCACCGTCCTCGACGCCGCTACCCGGGCCCCCATCGCGGGCGCCCGGCTCAAGACCGTGAACAAGGTGGTCCATACCTCGGACGACAACGGTGTCGTGGCGTTCTACGAGCCGGGAGTCATGGACCAGCAGGAGGTCTGGTTCGGGCTGGAGCGCGAGGGCTACGAAGTCCCCGCAGACTTCTTCGGCAATCGCGGCAAGGCCCTCCGCCCCAGCGAGGGGGGCTCGGCGGAGGTCACCATGAACCGGACCGGCACGCCCCCGGCCAAGCCTCAGGGGAACCTGCAGACCCGGCTGGCCCAAGGCACCGTGCCGGGGCCCGACCGGTGCCTCACCCTGCGCGTGTATGACCCCACGAACAACCGGGGGGTTCCGTTGGTGACGCTGACCACACCCTGGGGCGATGCATACGTCACCGACAGCCAGGGTATCATCGCCTATTGCGACCCGGACCACCTGGGCGCGGTGGACTTCACGGTGACCAGCCACGGCTACTCGGTGCCCACGGGCAAGGTCCGCGTCTCCGTGCAGTGGGGCCAGACGGTGTCCGTCGCGGTGGAGCGGCTCAACATCGCCGAGCGGCTCTACCGGGTGACGGGGGGCGGCCTCTACCGCGACAGCATTCTCCTGGGGCTCAAGACGCCGCTGCGCCAGCCGGTGCTCAACGCCAAGGTCTTTGGCCAGGACTCGGTCATCTCCACCGTCTACAAGGGCAAGATCTTCTGGACCTGGGGAGACACGGACCGCGTGGCCTATCCCCTGGGCAACTTCCGCACGTCGGCGGCGCTCTCCGAGCTGCCTACCTCGGGCGGGTTGAACCCGAACCTGGGCGTCAACCAGACCTACTATGTGGACGCGGACGGCTTCTCCAAGGGCATCGTCCAGGAGTTCGCCCCCACGGGCATGCCCACCTGGGTGGGCGCACTCGTCTCGGTCCCCAACACGAGCGGCCAGGAGACCCTGTTCGCGTCCTACACGAAGGCCCAGTCGGACAGCACCTCCGGCGGCCGGGGCCTGCTGCGCTTCAATGACACGGCCCAGCTCTTCGAGCCCGTCATCACCAACTACCCGCTCACCGACGCGGCCAACTTCCCCAATGGAGGCCAGGCCTTCACGTTCCGGGGGCCGCAGCGCGAGCACGCCCACTTCGGGGCCACCCTGCGCATTCCGGCCACGGCAGAGTCGCTGCTCGACCGGTCCACCTACGAGGTCTTCACCGCGCAGAAGACGGATGGCTCGGGCCAGCTTGAGAAGGCCTCCGACGGGACGCTCGTCTACGGATGGAAGAAGGGGGGCGGCGTGGACAAGACGCGCGAGGAGCAGGTCGCGGCCGCGGGCCTCGACAAGGGCCAGTCGCTCGAAGGGCACCAGCGGGACGCGGCCACGGGCGCGGGCCTGTGGCTGGTGGGAGACTCCATCACCTGGAACGAGTACCGGGGCCGGTTCGTGAAGATTGCCCAGCAGCTGGGCGGCAGCACCTCCACGCTGGGAGAGCTCTGGTACGCCGAGGGCGACACCCCAATGGGCCCCTGGGTGAATGCCCGGAAGATCATCACCCACAACCGCTACACCTTCTACAACGCCTACGTGCACCCTTACTTCTCACCGGACGGGGGCCGCACGATGTTCCTGGAGGCGACCCACACC from Stigmatella erecta includes these protein-coding regions:
- a CDS encoding RICIN domain-containing protein, which encodes MALRPVVNTALCLEAGPASSYNGLEATIAACNGGSTQAWTYTNGTLRVGNRCLDVNGGVDTNGTKIHLWECMAGNANQQWVRQGKRWVWAQHNKCLHVDGSKGVAGTVVHLWTCDLQRGQEWTDGGTGVCQAPPTVPTPTDPGVGMPMKDPALSGQTHRFFKITVLDAATRAPIAGARLKTVNKVVHTSDDNGVVAFYEPGVMDQQEVWFGLEREGYEVPADFFGNRGKALRPSEGGSAEVTMNRTGTPPAKPQGNLQTRLAQGTVPGPDRCLTLRVYDPTNNRGVPLVTLTTPWGDAYVTDSQGIIAYCDPDHLGAVDFTVTSHGYSVPTGKVRVSVQWGQTVSVAVERLNIAERLYRVTGGGLYRDSILLGLKTPLRQPVLNAKVFGQDSVISTVYKGKIFWTWGDTDRVAYPLGNFRTSAALSELPTSGGLNPNLGVNQTYYVDADGFSKGIVQEFAPTGMPTWVGALVSVPNTSGQETLFASYTKAQSDSTSGGRGLLRFNDTAQLFEPVITNYPLTDAANFPNGGQAFTFRGPQREHAHFGATLRIPATAESLLDRSTYEVFTAQKTDGSGQLEKASDGTLVYGWKKGGGVDKTREEQVAAAGLDKGQSLEGHQRDAATGAGLWLVGDSITWNEYRGRFVKIAQQLGGSTSTLGELWYAEGDTPMGPWVNARKIITHNRYTFYNAYVHPYFSPDGGRTMFLEATHTNTYDDPAVITPRYNYNQLMYRLSVDDARLALPVPIYDLGTALPGTFVTKQGVAPGTAPLAAPFLAPDRQAPGTVPVGWTGAACGTGRRLVAGGTPAEVLFYALPPTTSPLPPKTLPLYEYTHTDGRRAYSLNANLGLAGFTRTAQPLAYVWENPLRVKLPVADFRGQVVAQAGVDRCLTETAQGAGALVTLDASASRNLSDQSTMFTWQLPAGATSEAGTSCPSISGQVVTVRLPAGLHAVQLEARDGAGNVSTDNLLIQVKAL